From Leptospira venezuelensis, a single genomic window includes:
- the hisF gene encoding imidazole glycerol phosphate synthase subunit HisF: MSELTARIIPCLDIKDGRVVKGVNFVNLVDAGDPVESAVVYEKNLADELCFLDITASSDKRDILIHLVEAVAERIFIPFTVGGGIRTLDDVKAVLEKGADKVSINTAAFQNPDLLRASSEIYGSQCIVCAVDVKFHPDRERYEVFLHGGRTETGRDALDWGKEAQERGAGEILLTSMDRDGTKKGFDIQLLKLFSSNLEIPIIASGGAGNPEHMVEAILRGKADAVLAASIFHFGEFTIRETKENMKEMGIKVRL, encoded by the coding sequence ATGAGTGAGCTCACCGCGAGAATTATTCCCTGCCTAGATATCAAAGACGGCAGGGTAGTCAAAGGAGTGAATTTCGTAAACCTTGTGGATGCGGGTGATCCTGTAGAGTCCGCGGTTGTTTATGAAAAAAATCTCGCGGACGAGTTATGCTTCTTGGATATCACAGCATCCAGCGATAAAAGAGATATATTAATCCATTTGGTGGAAGCTGTTGCGGAAAGGATATTTATCCCTTTTACTGTCGGTGGTGGGATCCGCACATTAGATGATGTGAAAGCCGTTTTGGAAAAGGGAGCGGATAAGGTTTCCATAAATACTGCTGCTTTTCAAAATCCGGACCTCCTTCGCGCCTCCTCGGAAATTTACGGTTCACAATGTATTGTCTGCGCAGTAGATGTAAAATTTCATCCAGACCGAGAAAGATACGAAGTATTCCTCCACGGTGGAAGAACTGAAACTGGAAGAGATGCGTTAGACTGGGGAAAAGAAGCTCAGGAAAGAGGTGCAGGAGAAATCCTACTTACTTCTATGGATCGTGACGGAACTAAAAAAGGTTTCGATATCCAACTTTTAAAATTATTTTCTTCTAATTTAGAAATTCCTATTATTGCAAGCGGTGGTGCAGGGAACCCTGAACATATGGTAGAAGCAATCCTAAGAGGAAAGGCAGATGCGGTACTTGCTGCATCTATTTTTCATTTTGGTGAATTTACTATCCGAGAAACGAAAGAAAATATGAAGGAAATGGGTATTAAGGTCAGACTATAA
- the gatA gene encoding Asp-tRNA(Asn)/Glu-tRNA(Gln) amidotransferase subunit GatA: MKELWKLKYSDIKKGLNSGEFTPTDLIKSLISRIEAEDSKIKAFLAWEKESFLKAAAESTERRKSGKPLSEFDGIPIGVKDNICIENTITSCASKILENYRSPFHATAIEKLLAKGFVLIPRANMDEFAMGSSTENSAYQVTKNPFDTARIPGGSSGGSAAAVAASFVPVALGSDTGGSVRQPASLCGIYGLKPTYGTVSRYGLVAYASSLDQIGPLSKDIDGIIDVYSVISGKDQRDATSKNIPAFDPSKVKELPWKGLKIGKMKITSEIEPDIAKAYESLLAELESKGAQLVDLDFSLLSNSIPIYYIIATAECSSNLSRFDGIRFGQRKDPSGKLEDLYVTSRSEGFGKEVQRRILLGTFSLSAGYYDAYYGRAQKARVLIKKEYEGYFSKVDLILQPTSPTTAFKVGEKTSDPIQMYKADILTTSVNLAGVPAMSVPIGIDSNGLPIGLQITAPALHEDKIFGFAKMISEWASKVQLPEAIK; the protein is encoded by the coding sequence TTTCTCGTATAGAAGCGGAAGATTCTAAAATTAAAGCTTTTCTTGCCTGGGAAAAAGAAAGTTTCTTAAAGGCAGCTGCAGAAAGTACTGAAAGAAGAAAATCAGGAAAACCTCTTTCTGAATTCGATGGTATTCCGATCGGAGTAAAAGACAATATCTGTATAGAGAATACGATCACTTCTTGTGCTTCTAAAATTTTAGAAAACTATCGATCTCCATTTCACGCAACCGCCATCGAAAAACTTTTAGCAAAAGGTTTTGTACTTATTCCAAGAGCGAATATGGATGAGTTTGCAATGGGTTCTTCTACAGAGAACTCTGCTTACCAAGTTACAAAAAATCCATTTGATACTGCAAGAATTCCTGGAGGGTCCTCAGGTGGATCCGCCGCCGCAGTGGCTGCTTCTTTTGTGCCAGTTGCATTAGGTTCCGATACTGGAGGATCCGTTAGACAGCCTGCTTCTCTTTGTGGGATTTATGGTTTAAAACCTACTTATGGAACTGTTTCCAGATATGGGCTTGTAGCTTATGCATCTAGTTTGGATCAGATTGGTCCTTTGTCCAAGGACATCGACGGTATCATAGATGTTTATTCAGTGATCTCAGGAAAAGATCAGCGGGATGCTACTTCTAAAAATATTCCTGCATTCGATCCTTCTAAGGTAAAAGAACTCCCTTGGAAAGGGTTGAAAATTGGAAAGATGAAGATCACTTCCGAGATTGAGCCTGATATTGCAAAAGCATATGAATCTCTTTTGGCAGAGTTAGAATCTAAAGGTGCTCAACTTGTAGACCTGGATTTTTCACTTCTATCTAATTCTATCCCTATCTATTATATCATTGCTACAGCGGAATGTTCTTCGAATCTTTCTAGGTTTGATGGTATTCGTTTCGGACAAAGAAAAGATCCAAGTGGCAAACTGGAAGATCTATATGTAACAAGCAGAAGTGAAGGTTTCGGAAAAGAAGTCCAGAGAAGGATTCTGCTCGGAACATTCTCATTATCTGCCGGATATTATGATGCATATTACGGAAGAGCACAGAAGGCTCGAGTTCTGATAAAAAAAGAATACGAAGGCTATTTTTCTAAGGTAGATCTAATCCTTCAGCCTACTTCTCCAACAACCGCGTTCAAGGTGGGAGAAAAAACTTCCGATCCTATCCAAATGTATAAGGCAGATATTTTAACTACTTCGGTAAACTTGGCTGGAGTTCCTGCAATGTCTGTTCCGATCGGGATAGATTCCAATGGTCTTCCGATTGGTCTGCAGATCACAGCTCCTGCTTTACACGAAGATAAAATATTCGGTTTTGCTAAAATGATCTCTGAATGGGCTTCTAAGGTTCAGTTGCCTGAAGCTATCAAATGA
- a CDS encoding lipase/acyltransferase domain-containing protein, translating to MKRFLSFQTLFLFFTLLTFGNCEYLQDRLTPSEDKSLADQIKDYIISAYFAEQNHALYKFSTVIPNLQPQNLSPLYFQSPYFQRNNSKAKIVLIHGWDFAERQTDLPTDFNQKVTNLLGTWNQGLSFITDNATPPSSYTGSVYDEFEIYVFTYRTSDHIEINGRRFIDSLNAAFNSSDKVVIVAHSMGGLVSRAAIQHPNNTQNVIDHIVSLGTPYYGSPYSSPQYTGDLTAIGAIIKFMTDTPGGQGLAYTNGISPGVTGILPTIVDGTNQAFNYTLEKMIANTSEDLITTVYGGDMGAGDCGAADHAATYQAACTVITNGNPIFPSSDGIVPLDSALLNNRLAGGNTHTVNAMDHSQMSFRNEGGTGGGLTKVKTHFDNVFNEVFTIVSGL from the coding sequence ATGAAAAGATTTTTATCTTTCCAAACTCTGTTTTTATTTTTTACACTTCTAACTTTCGGAAACTGCGAATATCTACAAGATAGACTAACTCCTTCCGAAGACAAATCATTAGCGGACCAAATTAAGGACTATATTATCTCAGCCTATTTTGCAGAACAAAACCATGCTTTGTATAAATTTTCCACCGTGATCCCTAATCTTCAGCCCCAAAATCTTTCTCCTTTATATTTCCAAAGTCCATACTTCCAGAGAAATAATTCTAAGGCTAAGATTGTTCTTATTCATGGGTGGGATTTTGCAGAAAGACAAACAGATCTACCGACCGATTTTAATCAAAAGGTAACAAACCTGCTCGGGACTTGGAACCAGGGACTCTCGTTTATTACAGACAATGCCACACCACCAAGCAGTTATACAGGAAGCGTATATGATGAATTTGAAATATACGTTTTCACTTACCGGACTTCCGACCATATTGAAATAAACGGAAGAAGATTTATAGATTCCTTAAATGCTGCATTCAACTCATCTGACAAGGTAGTTATAGTTGCCCACTCCATGGGGGGTTTAGTTTCTAGAGCTGCAATCCAACACCCAAACAATACTCAGAATGTTATAGATCATATAGTAAGTTTAGGAACTCCTTATTACGGATCTCCCTACTCTTCCCCACAGTATACCGGAGACTTAACTGCGATAGGAGCGATTATCAAATTTATGACAGATACTCCTGGGGGACAAGGACTTGCCTATACAAACGGGATCAGTCCAGGAGTTACGGGTATTCTTCCTACGATTGTGGACGGAACTAACCAAGCATTTAACTACACCTTGGAAAAGATGATCGCAAATACCTCAGAGGATCTGATCACTACCGTTTACGGTGGGGATATGGGTGCTGGGGATTGTGGGGCTGCTGATCATGCTGCCACCTACCAAGCAGCTTGCACGGTGATCACGAACGGAAATCCTATATTCCCAAGTTCAGACGGAATTGTTCCATTAGACTCAGCACTTTTGAATAATAGATTGGCAGGCGGGAATACACATACTGTTAACGCTATGGATCATTCCCAAATGTCATTTAGAAATGAAGGCGGAACCGGAGGAGGACTCACTAAAGTAAAAACACATTTTGATAATGTGTTCAATGAAGTCTTTACTATAGTTAGCGGACTGTAG